The following are encoded together in the Gemmatimonadaceae bacterium genome:
- a CDS encoding VIT1/CCC1 transporter family protein translates to MARTQDSVSRAVDLHTFHHHWQDEADAAYLYRLLAGAEKDPKKSDLYRRLAEVEDRHVEIWARLLREHGGDPGAFRPSARTRLLASLGKMLGPGFLLPMLLSEEGREVKSYLDMHRRTARGAPGASESLQLARESAEHATTLTQIAGRSGEPWHRTESGGFLRNVVYGFNDGLTANFGLVAGVIGASAAAAHHTVIVAGVAGLIADALSMGSSGFLAAKSEQEVYANEIAMERDEIALMPEVERDELALIYETKGMSADSALALATEVMADPKRMLDEQVQEELGIGEPHMSPLREGWVTGLATAVGAFIPVFPFLLWSGTTAVVLAFVVSMASHWIVGAARSVFTGRSVFRSGLDMFVVGLGVAVVGYFVGEWLARLVA, encoded by the coding sequence ATGGCTCGCACGCAGGACTCAGTCAGCCGGGCCGTCGACCTCCACACCTTCCATCACCATTGGCAGGACGAGGCCGACGCGGCCTACCTGTACCGGTTGCTCGCCGGCGCCGAAAAGGATCCGAAGAAGAGCGACTTGTATCGGCGGCTGGCCGAAGTCGAGGACCGACACGTCGAGATCTGGGCGCGGCTTCTGCGCGAGCACGGCGGCGACCCTGGGGCGTTCCGGCCCAGTGCGCGCACGAGACTTCTGGCCAGCCTCGGAAAGATGCTCGGCCCGGGGTTTCTGCTCCCGATGCTGCTGTCGGAGGAAGGACGCGAGGTCAAGAGCTACCTCGACATGCATCGACGGACGGCGCGCGGCGCCCCCGGCGCCTCCGAGTCGCTTCAGCTCGCGCGCGAATCCGCCGAGCACGCGACGACGCTCACTCAAATCGCCGGGCGGAGCGGCGAGCCGTGGCACCGCACGGAATCCGGCGGCTTTCTGCGGAACGTCGTCTACGGTTTCAACGACGGTCTGACGGCGAACTTCGGTCTGGTCGCGGGCGTGATCGGCGCGTCGGCGGCAGCCGCTCATCACACGGTGATCGTCGCCGGGGTGGCGGGACTGATCGCCGACGCGTTGTCGATGGGCTCGAGCGGGTTCCTGGCCGCGAAGAGCGAACAGGAAGTGTACGCGAACGAGATCGCGATGGAGCGCGACGAGATCGCGCTCATGCCCGAGGTGGAGCGCGACGAGCTCGCGTTGATCTACGAGACCAAGGGCATGTCGGCCGACTCCGCGCTGGCGCTGGCGACCGAGGTGATGGCCGATCCGAAGCGGATGCTCGACGAGCAGGTGCAGGAGGAGCTCGGAATCGGCGAACCGCACATGTCGCCGTTGCGGGAAGGCTGGGTCACCGGCCTGGCGACCGCCGTCGGCGCGTTCATCCCGGTCTTTCCATTTCTCTTATGGTCCGGGACGACGGCCGTGGTGTTGGCCTTCGTGGTGTCGATGGCATCTCACTGGATCGTCGGCGCGGCACGCTCGGTATTTACCGGCCGCAGCGTCTTCCGCTCCGGCCTCGACATGTTCGTCGTCGGCCTCGGCGTCGCAGTCGTCGGCTACTTCGTGGGCGAGTGGCTCGCGAGGCTCGTGGCCTAG
- a CDS encoding potassium transporter Kup, which yields MSGSPASPQQAAPSSGQAPTSVPGGQGTTPLPLPGSAPAVAGTTTGFHATPIPQRHPVDPNPRGKRLALLSLTALGIVYGDIGTSPLYALQQCFTSKEHTIPPTTANVYGVLSLIVWLLVLVVAVKYLVFIMRADNRGEGGILALLALLLQQERRSMSRRRIVLVGLGLFGAALLYGDGMITPVISVLGAIEGLNVVTPAFQSMIVPISVLVLLLLFLVQRFGTGRVGTAFGPIMCLWFLTIGGLGIWEVAKEPRILAALNPLHGLSFFVENGRVGFLTLGAVVLAVTGAEALYADMGHFGKRPIRLAWFALVMPALLLNYFGQGAVLLRNPAAVANPFYFLAPRSLLIPLVVLATTAAVIASQALISGAFSLTRQAVQLGYSPRVTILHTSRSEAGQIFVPEINNILMIGCIVLVVAFGSSQAIGAAYGIAVTGTMAITSLLFAVVARSRWNWSLAHVLPIMLAFLTIDISLFAANVIKIWYGGWVPIAIAIGVFTLMSTWKTGRYLLTKTLNAGALPLDLFLGDVARRKPPRVPGTAVFMTSSNEAVPVVLLHHLKHNKVLHEQVILMSVVTHEVPEVHAADRVSVEKLDHGFYRVTAGYGFMESPNVPEILQHARDFGIKAKRNDTTFYLGRERVIVADGKSRTESRRPPEGIPLPTMSRWRKKLFVIMSRNARSATEFFGIPPNRVVELGAQVEF from the coding sequence GTGTCCGGTTCGCCAGCCAGCCCTCAACAAGCCGCTCCTTCGTCGGGCCAGGCCCCTACCTCCGTTCCCGGTGGTCAGGGCACGACGCCGCTACCGCTCCCCGGAAGCGCGCCGGCCGTCGCGGGCACGACTACGGGCTTTCACGCGACGCCGATTCCGCAGCGGCATCCGGTCGATCCGAATCCGCGCGGCAAGCGGCTCGCGCTGCTTTCGCTGACCGCGCTCGGCATCGTGTACGGCGACATCGGCACCAGCCCGCTGTACGCGCTTCAGCAGTGCTTCACGTCCAAGGAGCACACGATTCCGCCGACGACGGCAAACGTGTACGGCGTGCTCTCGCTGATCGTGTGGCTGCTCGTGCTCGTCGTGGCTGTGAAGTACCTCGTGTTCATCATGCGCGCGGACAACCGCGGCGAAGGCGGTATCCTCGCCCTGCTCGCGCTGCTGCTGCAGCAGGAGCGACGCTCGATGTCGCGGCGACGGATCGTTCTCGTCGGGCTCGGGCTCTTCGGAGCGGCGCTGCTCTATGGCGACGGCATGATCACGCCTGTCATCTCAGTGCTCGGCGCGATCGAAGGCCTCAACGTCGTGACGCCGGCCTTCCAGAGCATGATCGTGCCGATCTCGGTGCTCGTGCTGCTCTTGTTGTTCCTGGTCCAGCGCTTTGGCACGGGGCGCGTGGGAACCGCGTTCGGCCCGATCATGTGTCTGTGGTTCCTGACGATCGGCGGCTTGGGAATCTGGGAAGTCGCCAAGGAGCCGCGCATTCTCGCCGCGCTCAATCCGCTTCACGGGTTGAGCTTCTTCGTCGAAAACGGCCGAGTCGGATTCCTCACGCTCGGCGCGGTCGTGCTCGCGGTGACCGGAGCCGAAGCGCTGTACGCGGACATGGGCCACTTCGGCAAGCGACCGATCCGCCTCGCATGGTTCGCGCTCGTGATGCCGGCGCTGCTCCTCAACTATTTCGGCCAGGGCGCGGTCCTGCTGCGGAATCCGGCGGCGGTAGCGAATCCGTTCTACTTCCTCGCCCCGCGCTCGCTGCTCATCCCGCTGGTCGTGCTGGCGACGACGGCCGCGGTGATCGCGTCGCAGGCGTTGATCTCGGGTGCGTTTTCGCTCACGCGGCAGGCGGTGCAGCTCGGCTATTCGCCGCGCGTCACGATCCTGCACACGTCGCGCAGCGAAGCCGGCCAGATCTTCGTGCCGGAAATCAACAACATTCTCATGATCGGATGTATCGTCCTCGTCGTCGCGTTCGGATCTTCGCAGGCGATCGGCGCGGCGTACGGCATCGCGGTCACCGGAACGATGGCGATCACGTCACTCCTCTTCGCGGTCGTCGCGCGATCGCGCTGGAACTGGTCGCTCGCCCACGTCCTGCCGATCATGCTCGCGTTCCTGACGATCGACATTTCGCTGTTCGCGGCGAACGTCATCAAGATCTGGTACGGCGGGTGGGTGCCGATCGCGATCGCCATCGGCGTGTTCACGCTGATGAGCACGTGGAAGACCGGCCGCTATCTGCTCACGAAGACGCTCAACGCCGGCGCGCTGCCGCTCGATCTCTTCCTCGGCGACGTCGCGCGGCGCAAGCCGCCGCGCGTGCCGGGAACCGCAGTGTTCATGACGTCGTCGAACGAGGCCGTGCCGGTCGTGCTGCTGCACCACCTCAAGCACAACAAAGTGCTGCACGAGCAGGTGATCCTCATGTCGGTCGTGACGCACGAGGTTCCCGAAGTGCACGCCGCGGATCGCGTGTCGGTCGAGAAGCTGGATCACGGCTTCTATCGAGTGACCGCGGGCTACGGGTTCATGGAGTCGCCCAACGTACCGGAAATCCTCCAGCACGCGCGCGACTTCGGAATCAAGGCGAAGCGGAACGACACGACGTTTTATCTCGGGCGAGAGCGCGTGATCGTCGCCGACGGCAAATCGAGAACCGAGTCGCGTCGCCCGCCCGAAGGCATTCCGCTGCCGACGATGTCGCGCTGGCGAAAAAAGCTGTTCGTGATCATGTCGCGGAACGCGCGGTCGGCGACCGAATTCTTCGGCATTCCACCGAACCGCGTCGTCGAGCTTGGAGCGCAGGTCGAGTTCTGA
- a CDS encoding ABC transporter permease translates to MLIGEIISVALGALRANKLRSLLTMLGIVIGVGAVIAVVALGTGAQQAVKDRIAALGTTLLTVNPGQQRGQGVAIGGAQQRLTVEDAKAVDEHAMHLLGVQPEMRSMQQIVFGNKNASTQIIGTTPNYLEVRKYTMAVGRMFTAADDEGRQRVAVVGNTVVNNLGLTSPEAIVGETVRIRGTQFTVLGVMAPKGQANAFQDPDDEILVPIQTARFRVNGSDRLASISALAESEDEIPDAMAEIQRVLRRQHKIRQGLPDDFQIRNQADILQTTQETTQVMTYLLSGIAAVSLLVGGIGIMNIMLVSVTERTREIGIRKALGATRANILLQFLIEAVVLCLLGGMMGIALGAGGATVMSRTAGWSTQVSPAAIVMAFAFSAFVGLSFGVWPARRAAVLDPIVALRYE, encoded by the coding sequence ATGCTGATCGGCGAAATCATCAGTGTCGCGCTCGGCGCGCTGCGAGCCAACAAACTGCGTTCGCTTCTCACGATGCTGGGCATCGTGATCGGTGTCGGCGCGGTCATCGCGGTGGTCGCGCTGGGCACGGGCGCCCAGCAGGCCGTGAAAGACCGCATCGCGGCGCTCGGCACCACCCTGTTGACCGTGAACCCCGGCCAGCAGCGCGGACAAGGGGTCGCGATCGGCGGCGCGCAACAGCGGCTCACCGTCGAAGACGCGAAGGCGGTGGACGAGCACGCGATGCATCTGCTTGGAGTGCAACCCGAGATGCGCTCGATGCAGCAGATCGTGTTCGGCAACAAGAACGCGAGCACGCAGATCATCGGGACGACGCCCAACTATCTCGAGGTCCGTAAGTACACGATGGCGGTTGGAAGAATGTTCACCGCGGCGGACGACGAAGGCCGTCAGCGAGTCGCGGTCGTCGGCAACACCGTGGTCAACAACCTCGGCCTGACGTCCCCCGAAGCGATCGTCGGCGAGACGGTGCGCATTCGCGGCACGCAGTTCACGGTCCTCGGCGTGATGGCGCCGAAGGGACAGGCGAACGCGTTCCAGGATCCGGATGACGAAATTCTCGTTCCGATTCAGACGGCACGCTTCCGCGTGAACGGCTCCGACCGGCTCGCGTCGATCAGCGCTCTCGCCGAGTCGGAGGACGAGATTCCGGACGCGATGGCCGAGATCCAGCGCGTGCTGCGTCGCCAACACAAGATCCGTCAGGGTCTGCCCGACGATTTCCAGATCCGCAACCAGGCCGACATCCTGCAGACGACGCAGGAGACGACGCAGGTGATGACGTATCTGCTCTCGGGCATCGCGGCGGTGTCGCTGCTCGTCGGCGGCATCGGCATCATGAACATCATGCTCGTGTCGGTCACGGAGCGCACGCGCGAGATCGGCATCCGCAAAGCGCTCGGCGCGACGCGTGCGAACATTCTTCTTCAGTTCCTCATTGAAGCCGTCGTGCTCTGCTTGCTCGGCGGCATGATGGGGATCGCGCTCGGAGCCGGCGGCGCGACGGTCATGAGTCGTACCGCCGGGTGGTCTACGCAGGTATCGCCGGCGGCGATCGTCATGGCATTCGCCTTCTCGGCGTTCGTCGGTCTATCGTTCGGGGTGTGGCCCGCGCGCCGCGCGGCGGTGCTCGACCCGATCGTCGCGCTGCGTTACGAGTAG
- a CDS encoding PadR family transcriptional regulator: protein MWEPFIFRVQTGHCGERRARWGWDAFGGWGGGGGPRGRHWKGRGGRLFEQGDLKYVILRLLEEKPRHGYEVIKELEGRFGGSYVPSPGTVYPTLTMLEDMGYARAIPEEGGKKVYEITDEGRKYLAEHSTTVDDIFERIARFVEGFTDTPMMELNQAFQRLARTTYKTATSHLGEKETLERLRDIIRRAADEVEAATKQAPPAPPPAE, encoded by the coding sequence ATGTGGGAGCCATTCATTTTTCGCGTTCAGACGGGCCATTGTGGTGAACGACGAGCCCGTTGGGGCTGGGATGCCTTTGGCGGCTGGGGCGGCGGCGGCGGGCCTCGTGGACGCCATTGGAAGGGGCGTGGGGGCCGTCTATTCGAGCAGGGCGACCTCAAGTACGTGATCCTGCGGCTCCTCGAGGAGAAGCCGCGCCACGGCTACGAGGTCATCAAAGAGCTCGAGGGGCGATTTGGCGGTTCTTACGTGCCCAGCCCGGGCACCGTCTACCCGACCCTCACCATGCTCGAGGACATGGGCTACGCCCGTGCCATCCCCGAGGAGGGTGGAAAGAAAGTTTACGAGATCACGGACGAGGGGCGAAAATATCTCGCCGAGCATAGCACGACGGTCGACGACATCTTCGAGCGGATCGCGCGGTTCGTTGAGGGGTTCACCGACACCCCGATGATGGAGCTCAACCAGGCATTTCAACGGCTTGCTCGCACCACCTACAAGACAGCTACGAGCCATCTTGGCGAAAAAGAGACGCTGGAGCGCCTCCGCGACATCATCCGACGGGCAGCCGACGAGGTCGAGGCCGCCACGAAACAGGCGCCGCCCGCTCCCCCACCCGCTGAGTAG
- a CDS encoding PDZ domain-containing protein, protein MRLIALSPALLVAGTLAAQNPPAPRALRIEPGGPYRMMWTGQPQAVIGITTSGAASNRDTLGVLVNSVTTGSPADKAGIEEGNRIASINGVSLKLNPADVGDEDMAGVMTRRLTREIDKLKPGDDVDLRVYTGGQTKSVKVKTVSSDSLYETFTRRNFEERATLGLQLASTGSRRDTIGVFVIGVDESGPAAKAGIEEGSRIASINNVDVRARAGDEDDSFFRSSNVSRLEREVSKLKPGDDVTLRVYYNGQYKNVTVKAIKASDLSRHGHSMTIIGGDNMVLPSVTRIPGGRVEINGEDVGDKVRRALDGARIATNAAVSGALSGFGRGFMFGNRVSW, encoded by the coding sequence ATGCGACTGATTGCTTTGAGCCCGGCGCTGCTCGTCGCGGGTACGCTCGCCGCGCAAAATCCGCCTGCCCCGCGTGCCTTGCGCATCGAGCCGGGTGGTCCGTACAGAATGATGTGGACCGGCCAGCCACAGGCGGTCATTGGGATTACGACCTCCGGCGCCGCTTCCAACCGCGACACGCTCGGCGTACTGGTCAACTCGGTGACCACCGGCAGCCCCGCTGACAAAGCCGGGATCGAGGAAGGGAACCGGATCGCGTCGATCAACGGCGTGAGCCTCAAGCTCAACCCGGCGGACGTCGGCGACGAAGACATGGCCGGCGTGATGACCCGGCGTCTCACGCGAGAGATCGACAAGCTCAAGCCGGGTGACGACGTCGACCTGCGCGTGTACACCGGCGGACAGACCAAATCGGTGAAGGTGAAGACGGTGTCGTCCGATTCGCTCTACGAAACGTTCACGCGTCGCAATTTCGAGGAGCGCGCGACGCTCGGTCTCCAGCTCGCGAGCACCGGCAGCCGCCGCGACACGATCGGCGTATTCGTGATCGGCGTCGACGAGTCAGGGCCGGCGGCGAAGGCGGGAATCGAAGAGGGAAGCCGCATCGCGTCGATCAACAACGTCGACGTGCGCGCGCGCGCCGGTGACGAAGACGATTCGTTCTTCCGATCGTCGAACGTGTCGCGGCTCGAGCGCGAGGTGTCGAAGCTCAAGCCCGGCGACGACGTCACGCTGCGCGTTTACTACAACGGCCAATACAAGAACGTCACGGTGAAGGCGATCAAGGCCTCCGACCTGTCGCGGCACGGTCACTCGATGACGATCATCGGCGGCGACAACATGGTCCTCCCCTCGGTGACGAGAATCCCAGGCGGCCGCGTCGAGATCAACGGCGAAGACGTCGGCGACAAAGTTCGCCGCGCGCTCGACGGGGCGCGGATCGCGACCAACGCGGCCGTGAGCGGCGCGCTGAGCGGATTCGGACGCGGGTTCATGTTCGGCAACCGCGTCTCGTGGTGA